A window of Castanea sativa cultivar Marrone di Chiusa Pesio chromosome 1, ASM4071231v1 contains these coding sequences:
- the LOC142608649 gene encoding B3 domain-containing protein At5g42700-like, which translates to MVVAKQSYEDSRRKRVEENKKRMEALNLPLLSQALKTSSSPKPSPTKQAKPRVVQKQLVVVRRSTRFANKPAPIYKEVAVDRVAIPRRIFGRQRSLTNLVLASPEAIAEADEKADKLVSGLPPSYPILTKSMQPSHVAGGFWLGLPVDFCKLNLPSRDDVMTLIDEDGDEYPTIYLARKRGLSGGWKGFAVAHHLVHGDAVVYQLIGRTTFKVYIIRVNGSEEGNNGAN; encoded by the exons ATGGTGGTGGCGAAGCAATCATACGAGGATAGCCGTCGCAAGAGAGTGGAAGAGAATAAGAAGAGAATGGAAGCCCTCAACCTCCCTCTGCTTTCTCAAGCTCTCAAAACTTCCTCTTCTCCCAAACCCTCTCCt ACGAAGCAGGCCAAACCCCGTGTGGTGCAGAAGCAATTGGTCGTGGTCAGGAGGTCCACTCGCTTTGCCAACAAGCCTGCACCTATTTACAAAGAA GTTGCTGTGGACCGCGTGGCAATACCCAGAAG GATTTTTGGTAGGCAAAGGAGTTTGACGAACCTGGTACTTGCCTCGCCTGAAGCCATAGCAGAAGCTGATGAGAAAGCGGACAAATTAGTATCGGGTCTACCACCTAGTTATCCAATATTAACAAAGTCAATGCAGCCATCCCATGTCGCTGGTGGATTTTGGCTG GGTCTTCCAGTTGATTTCTGCAAGCTGAACCTTCCAAGTCGCGATGATGTTATGACTTTGAtagatgaggatggtgatgAGTATCCAACAATATATCTAGCCCGTAAAAGAGGACTGAGTGGTGGATGGAAGGGGTTTGCTGTTGCTCATCATTTGGTACATGGGGATGCAGTAGTATATCAATTAATTGGGCGAACAACATTTAAG GTGTACATCATTAGGGTGAATGGTTCTGAGGAGGGAAATAATGGAGCCAATTGA